A genome region from Eurosta solidaginis isolate ZX-2024a chromosome 2, ASM4086904v1, whole genome shotgun sequence includes the following:
- the LOC137242141 gene encoding ubiquitin thioesterase otubain-like, with protein MEKIEQNDGTNRDELIMQQQREIEKEICETTPLVSEQLPIACLNAEYLGDEVFTSKILDLASKYKFMRRTRPDGNCFFRAFAYAYLEHLISNKEEYKRFKDLAEKSKDKLVQLGFPSFTLEDFHDTFMEVVKRVDPSAGTIESGQQELHKVFNEQGYSDYVVVYLRLLTSGKLQEEADFYQHFIEGNFTIEEFRHQEVEPMYKESDHIHIIALCTALGVGVRVEYMDRGDAHVKAHDFPEGSIPKVFLIYRPGHYDILYPN; from the exons ATGGAAAAGATTGAACAAAACGATGGCACTAATCGTGATGAATTGATTATGCAGCAACAACGAGAAATTGAAAAAGAA ATATGTGAAACAACGCCATTGGTAAGCGAGCAACTGCCGATAGCTTGCCTTAATGCCGAGTATCTGGGCGATGAGGTCTTCACTTCGAAAATACTTGATCTCGCTAGCAAATATAAGTTCATGCGACGCACCAGACCAGATGGTAATTGCTTTTTTCGGGCATTTGCTTACGCATATTTGGAACATTTAATATCTAATAAGGAAGAATATAAGCGTTTTAAAGATTTGGCGGAAAAATCAAAAGATAAGCTTGTACAATTAGGTTTCCCCAGTTTTACGTTAGAAGATTTTCACGATACG TTCATGGAAGTGGTTAAGCGTGTAGATCCAAGCGCCGGTACCATAGAGTCGGGTCAGCAAGAGCTACATAAAGTTTTCAATGAACAAGGCTATTCAGATTATGTAGTTGTATATTTAAGATTACTAACTTCTGGAAAATTACAAGAGGAAGCTGACTTTTACCAACACTTCATTGAAGGAAATTTTACAATTGAAGAATTTCGTCACCAAGAAGTCGAACCAATGTATAAAGAATCCGACCATATACATATAATAGCGTTATGTACAGCCTTAGGTGTAGGTGTGCGGGTCGAATATATGGATCGAGGAGATGCACATGTAAAAGCGCATGATTTTCCAGAAGGCAGTATACCCAAAGTTTTTCTAATTTATCGACCTGGTCACTATGATATTCTATACCCTAACTGA